DNA from Cynocephalus volans isolate mCynVol1 chromosome 2, mCynVol1.pri, whole genome shotgun sequence:
atttggaaatagggtctttgcagatgtaactagtTACAATGGGGTCAGACTAGATTAGCACGGGCCCTaagtccaatatgactggtatccttataagaagaggagaaggcacATAGCAACAGACAGGGGACAAAggccatgtgacaacagaggTGGAGGTTGGAGTGAAGCGTCTATAAGGCAAGGAATGCCAGGAGCTATCAGGAGCTGGAAAAtgcaaggaaggatcctcccctagagccttcagagggagcatgaccCTACAGACACCTTTAtttttagacttctggcctccagaactgtgagagaataaattcctgttgttcaAGTCACCCAGTTTGCagtcatttgttatagcagccccaagAAATTGATACGCCAGCATTTTCAGCAGGGAAATATCATGAAGGTCTTTCTTGAGCCTAAAACTGACATCCCCTGCACTCTGGAGATTCCAGGGTAGGCTCAACCTTTGAGAAACCAATTCCTGGGCCAGGCCCCAGAGGCTTTGGACTGGAAGATCACGAGATCATCCACTCCTCAGAACAGTGAGCAGAGGTCTTGGCTAAGGACAGCCTTGGAAAGCAGAACTTGCCGCCTCTCTCAGCTGCTCAGCAAATTGTGACATGTTTCCTGCGGTAGGAAAGGGCAGGGTGGACTCTCACGGGCCGGGATGCCACAGAAGCAGACCCTGCTCGGAGGACTCTCCCTGGAGTGGCCTTCCTACCTCGGGCGGGGGATGGGCAGCCTGCTCTTGGGGTGCTGCCTCAGTGCTGGTCTTTGGTGAGCGTGAACACTCCCACTGCGGAGTAATCGAGCCACCTGGATTGGGGCCCAAGCTCACGCCCACCTGAAATTGTAGCCAGGAGACACATTGTGGTCCAGGTCCCGCGTGTCAAGGCGGCGGAAAGAATACTTGGGCAGGCAGAGGGAGGCGGCCCTGTCCAGGTTGCAGTCCCAGTTCACCTGGATGCCCATGATACCTCCCTGTGGGTTAAGAAGCTTCGTCAGAGACTGCTCTATGTGAGAGGTGTCCAGGATGGTGTTAGAAAAGCCAGGGACTGCACCTACCTCGATGGCCATGTCCTGGAAGCTATGGCCTGCATTCTCCACTATTTTGCCAAGACGGAATATGGGGCAGAAGGGATCTGTTTTAGCGTCATAAATGCACGATTTGAGATAGGCAGAGGTGATGTTTGGAAGGATATTCCTCCTAAAGTCAGGAGGAAGCAGAAAATCAGAGCAAGGAAAACCTCACAGAACAGCCAGAAGTTTCTCCAAGACACTGGTGAACTCACACAGCTGGCCACTACTTACTTGCTGAAATTAAATTTGGGATACCAGATGTTGTTCTTAACCAAAAGAGTGAAGTTTTCTGCAGCCTTTAATAAAGCaggtctgaaaaaaatatataatgtattgtTAGTAAAAGtacaaatatgtaatatttaaaacatcctaTATACACTTGTCTTACAATGTCATTTGGTCAAAAAGCAAGTGAAACATCACTAGCATTTTCTACTCTCTTCTGCATAAACACTAGATTGATCAGGAAAAGGAACTAAACAGCCTCCTGGCTTCTTCCTCTCGTGGAAGGGCAGGGCCTCTTGCCCAAGGCAATGGGAATTGAAAAACCTAAGGATTACTAACAGGGCAGAGGGCACTGTCTCTGGGCCTCGCTGGAAATCACTCCGCCGCCAGCTGCTGGCTCTCAGTGCTTGCCTTGCTCAGGCACTCTCGGGAATGACAGATCTGGATTTACAAGTTAAACCAAAGGTAAATTCACCCACAGGCTGGATCCTGATCTGCCACAAGTACACAAAAAGCTCCTGCATGCTGGCAGACCCACCTCTTCTCAGAAGTGCCACGTCAGCTCCTGGCTGACAAAATGAGTTGAATCTGTCACCAAGGGGACCCCATTTTTTTTGGTGGATTTCTACTGGAGAATCTGGCACTGTAGGGCTGACCCTTCTGCGGAGGAGGCCTCCCCTGATCCAGGTGGAATCTTTGAAGTTATAAACAACAGTAGTCTTCTCAACTCTGAGTCAGGAGCAAGGCCAATGGCAGGGCCACACGATGAGGGGAGGTGAGCCTGTCACCCCTGCTGCCAAGTAAAGGCTTTGACTGGCACTTGTCTCAGGGCTTCAAAGTCCCCATTCCTTTATCAAGAGGGACAGATTAAtaacagtgattttcaaacttctgTCACTTTGTCATTTCCTATACCTCGATTTTTCTTTAAGACCaccttaactttttaaaaaattaaggtgaAATTGAGAAAACGTAAAATTAACCTTTTTAAAGCAAACAATTCCGTGGCATTTAGTATAGTAGCAATGTTGTACAACCACAACTTCTATCTGGTtcccaaacattttcatcatccccaaaggaAACTgagtacccattaagcagttactgcctattctcccctccccagggtgGTCCCCAGCCCTTGGGAACCACCaatcttactttctttctctatgcatttgcctattctggacatttcatatgaacggaatcatataatatgtggcatTTGTGTCCGGCTTCTTTCAcctagtataatgttttcaaagtttatccatATTGTAGGATGTATCAGCACTTCGTTCCTTTTTAtgaagactgaataatattctactgtatggacataccacaatttgtttatgcattcatccatcgatggacatttgggttgtttccacctttaaGATCAACTCACTTTTATTGACATTCATTTTGCAATGAAGTTTTCCATCATGACCataaaaaaatgtcatttgcCACTAGTCAGAGGTcactgtttaaataaatataatgaaattgaaacaatGTTACTAAAAGTTGTAGTTAATATTACTGTCTTCCCAAGATGCTGAATCTGGGTCTTGTTCTTTGTGAGAAATGGAAACCAGCAAGcaataaaaagatattaaaaataccCCAAACCAGGATTTCCTTCTTCAtttaaaggagctgaataagaaTGGAAATGGGAATGTCTTTCTCATCATATGACTAAATGTTATTTCATGTATAGTGTGCACATAAAAATCATTTTGCACTGGATTATAACAGTGatgtctaataaaaataaactaacagaATCATAAGCCACATAGTTATTTAAAGTTTCCTAATAaccacattaaaaagtaaaaagaaagggccgagcccgtggcacacttggtagagtgctgcgctgggagcgcggcgacgctcccgccgcgggttcggatcctatataagaatggccagtgcactcgctggctgagtgccggtcacgaaaaaatgacaaaaaaaaaaaaaaaaaaagtaaaaagaaacaagtgaattttttctttttttatattgtcaataaatgcatttttttagtAATTCCTTGTATAGATACTGAGAAGTTAAATTCAATGACTAATTcatgccatatatatatattcctgttTTGGATTTTCTATCAGCAAACATCCAACTCAACTGTCCTAGAGGTTTTGAGTACATTGAGAAAATGAAACCCGATCACTGTTACAGCAAATGAGTACACATGAAGTTTTTCTAACCAAGTGAAGCTGCCTGAAAAACAAACACaccttaaaaataagaatgaatgtACTCATTACTTATAAGAATGTTTTGATTATTACTTAAACAGTACacaaatcaaattaaataaacTACTAAACAGAAGTGTCaatattcagggttttttgttttttgtttttgaccagtaaagagatcacaaccctcggcacggtgtggtctgcactacGCTccgccagtgagcgcaccggccacccctgtataggatccgaacctgcggcctcggcgctcccagtgccgcactctcccgagtgacccacggggccggcccaatatTCAGGGTTTTGAGTGTGGTTTCCTcccaaaatttggaaataaaggaaattagCTCTCAGAATTTACTTTTGAGATTAGTGAAACACAGTGAGTGGGTGAAGTCACCTTTATGAGAATAGAATTCTAGTCATGTAACCTTCAACATATCTTGCTTATCAACCTACCTAAAGAATCTGTCAGGCAGAATAGATAATGGTAAATTACAGAATAGAAACGGGAGTCACAGAGGCAAAAGCTGGCTGAGCTCAAACTGatattgtgaagaaaaaaaatgaatgcatgGTATCACACCTAAAGCACTTTGAGCATTTCAGCCCTACTGGCAAGAACATCTCTATTGTAAAGACAGATGTTTCAGGCAAACTTGTCTTACAAAATAAGCAAACTTCTGATTATTGGGCTTTGATATATGTCAGCTTACAGTGATAAaatgcccagttagctcagttggttagagcgaggcactataacaccaaggtcaagggtttggatccatactggccagccaccaaaaaaaaaaaaaaaaaaaaaaaaaagcccattgaTTTCAGGTATTAATGTAGCTGTGAATTCTCAAATTAACACATTACTTTATCACATAAACCATAACTTGGTTCCATTGGACAGGAACAGGATGTGCTGCTCTTCCATGCAAAAATCCCTGTCTAAATCAGCCTATCTTAAACAAATAGGCACGAGATTAGTATTTCTCATCCTGTAAACTCAGTGAATTCAGGTTGCCCCTGAGTTTGGGATTTGTTAATCCTTCATCTGGGTAAACACAGTTAGTGAATCCTGGTGCCTCCCAAgaacaaatgaaattaatttttataaaatagccCAATGTGTCTAAAATATTATTACTTAAACATGCAaccaatataaaatattaatgagcTATTATACATGTTTTTTCATCATAATCTTTCAGAATCTGGAATGTATCTCACACCAACAGCACATCCCATTTTGGACccagctacatttcaagtgctcaacaaccacatgtggccagtggctccTGTATTAGAGAGCACAGTTCTGTAAGATCCTCTGCAGCTCTAAAATGCTAGACTTCCTTTTAGTATTTCCTTCCACAGCCTGAGCTGTTGTCCTCCGCAATCTCTAAATCAGCAATTCTCAACCTTTTCTTCTGTCTCAACACATCCCCGATGAGGTTCAGTAGCTTCCTGCCCCCCAGAAGCAAGGCTTCGGTCTGGGTAAGGAAGGCCCTCATTGCAAGCATCTCTCAGAGCATGGCAATGAACTCCACCCACTAAAAGTGCAGCAAATTATATCtgctgtggagtatgcataaagcaagtgtacttcacagggcctggttttccaaaggcttgcagtttcaaatattgaccttgcaaaggacaggaaattttccccaggctatatagtttctgttgtaagataaagaattgtaacacagcaaggttgctggctcaaagacagacaggttactgattgatatgtaaagatactgggaaattgctgtaagaagagaatgtttgctaagatcaagcttttgttggtggatcaacttaacttcttgaaaactgCACTATGGAATGCCtactgttaaacttgttaaactgtacttagaaaacaccccacctatgttctcttcctgtaacttcctggtctggagaataaatgcgggaagagaaccccaatttgtggttaatttacgaaatggaaggaatgcttctATCTTGAGGGTTATGGGAGATTAACCCATttccggggcttctcactgctcagaagaaatgggctttgagtaatctttgccggctccatcacccaggggaaaaggggtgacaaatccgtgggaggcaaagcaacaaactGGGAAGAATGTTATTATTCTAGGGCAACCTTGAACCTGTTCTAGTTTACAAAACAATatagcagacatttattttcctGACCAGCATCTGTTCCCCCCTTTTCTGGTAACAGAACCCCAGATTTTCTTTGGAAGCCACACCTCCCCCACTCTCAGCCTCTGTCATTGGGTTGGATTGACTCTAGCCCTACCTCCAGAGGTGGGCATGAGACCCAGGCCCAAACTGATGAACAAAACCCATCCCCCAGCCACAGTGATAGGTTGAGGGATGTGGCTGATGAAGTGAAGATGTACAGGTCTAGATCTCTATGGACAACTAGATATGGCAACTTGGCTTTGGGGGGTGTGAGCCCAGAGCTGCCTGCCAGGACTATGCCATGGGTCCTGCAGATGAAGCTGACATGGAGGGACGCAGAGCCAGAAAGGGAGACTGATGTTGTCCTTTGAGCCCCACATCTAGCCAGGCTGGCTTTTTGGTTAGCTGAACAATAAACTGCCCTGTGCaatgtgtgtgaatgtatgtgtatttgtatacACGTGCTTATGGCACTGAGAACTGTTTCCTGTCAGTTATTTGTAACTGACATAGTCATAACATACAAGGAAGTCATCTGCACCCTTATCATTAGTAACAAACACTTGTGGCCCACCTCACTGCTACTGATTGCTGCCTGGTGGTTGAGAACTGCCGTCCCAGGGCAGCCTGAATCCACACTGACACCAAGCACACACAAAAAGCCCCCCCCCAGGCTTAACTCTGCTGTCGCCTCCCCTCAAGCCCCAGCACCAGAGTTAGGGCACTTCCTTCCCTCGGGCAGGACTCACTTTGACAAATGTGTGTCATCTTCCACTGGGCACCAGGCTGCCACCTCGCACGTCTTCACAGACCCGTTGAACGGCACGCATCTGCCAGTTGCGACTCCTACAGGGGCAGGGGGGACTCAGGCCCACAGGTCTCCTGTTTTCTATCTTTGTGGGGTGGACAGTGAGAGCCCCAACACACATCCTATGCAGCCAGTCTTGAGCTATTTCTGTTCTGGGATTCAGACAGTGTCCAGAAATTGGAACTGGAGGGAGACAGTCACCTGAGTGCTGGCCACATCTCTGCTTTGCTGACTCATGGCCAGGGTGACTCTAAGCCACAGAACTGGGCAAGATCTGGGATGGTTTCTGGGGCTCACACAATGAGGTGAATGTAGAGAGGGGGTCCCTGGGCCACAATCTTGACACTAGGCTTACCCAAGTTCATGTGAAAGCATTGAGGAATTGGGAATTTCTTTACCCCTGAGATTTCTCTATCTGAGAAGCTCCATAGGGGAGGCGATCTCATTGGGGGCTGCCCTCCCCAGGCCAAGTATCTGCTGTGGGGTCACAACCTTATCCTTGTACCATTGCTGTGGGTGCCTGAGGAGCCAGCAGAGCAGTTGGCATTGAATTCACACACAGTGGTCTGATCTGGAATCTGGAAAtagaagaatgaatgaaatcaaGTTCCACGTGGCCCGGCCCCACACAAAGTCAGACAGCAGTGGAGAGGGGGTTGTGAGGCCCGAGGCTCTTTCCCGAGGAGCCACCTACCTCAGGACAGATGCCCT
Protein-coding regions in this window:
- the P2RX4 gene encoding P2X purinoceptor 4 isoform X5, whose translation is MAGCCAVLAAFLFEYDTPRIVLIRSRKVGLMNRAVQLLILAYVIGWVFVWEKGYQEMDSVVSSVTTKVKGVAMTNTSKLGFRVWDVADYVIPAQEENSLFIMTNMIITMNQTQGICPEIPDQTTVCEFNANCSAGSSGTHSNGVATGRCVPFNGSVKTCEVAAWCPVEDDTHLSKPALLKAAENFTLLVKNNIWYPKFNFSKRNILPNITSAYLKSCIYDAKTDPFCPIFRLGKIVENAGHSFQDMAIEGGIMGIQVNWDCNLDRAASLCLPKYSFRRLDTRDLDHNVSPGYNFRDSVGSLNRNPLLLTLKGQHSNVLLQQCNGNLSDFICYPLITEKCSSK